From the Solanum pennellii chromosome 4, SPENNV200 genome, one window contains:
- the LOC107016703 gene encoding uncharacterized protein LOC107016703: MSTRRNAGRRVEEALAGGNQDPPQVPAVGEQVPVNPIALTNGEVRTTLVQMGQAITIQAHAITSQTTRESAPWENLHASTMASRQRDFTRMNPSVYFRSRTNEDPQEFVEEVHKILCAMGVNEDEKADLASYQLKDVDQRGSDEQVCDGVSEDTEEEYRSFMLHDNMDLARLTVHAQQVEKSRRMKRGRVGKKRSPSDQASSRTVRRGKSGPKKSNDRIAQRDNKPCGKCGRLHGGECLVGSNACYGCSKSGHIIRDWPHMRNQAKADNQPRPNPAAAVEPLKRNMFYPLKGREEQEKSADVVTVSNPTGDTIRAEEYIEIAQ, encoded by the exons ATGAGCACAAGAAGAAACGCAGgcagaagagttgaagaagcaCTTGCAGGAGGAAACCAAGATCCTCCTCAAGTCCCAGCTGTTGGAGAGCAAGTGCCTGTCAACCCAATTGCGTTGACGAATGGAGAAGTGAGAACAACACTGGTTCAGATGGGCCAAGCCATCACTATTCAGGCACATGCTATCACATCCCAGACCACTAGAGAGAGTGCTCCCTGGGAGAACCTacatgctagcaccatggctagcagaCAGAGAGATTTCACCAGAATGAATCCTTCAGTCTACTTTAGGTCTAGaactaatgaggatccccagGAGTTCGTGGAAGAGGTTCATAAGATTCTCTGTGCTATGGGTGTTAATGAAGATGAGAAGGCTGACTTGGCTTCataccagctcaaggatgtggATCAG CGGGGATCTGATGAGCAAGTTTGTGATGGTGTATCAGAGGATACGGAGGAGGAATATCGGTCATTTATGTTGcatgataatatggaccttGCTAGGTTGACGGTACATGCACAACAGGTGGAGAAGAGTCGTCGGATGAAGAGAGGCCGAGTAGGCAAGAAGCGTAGTCCCTCGGATCAGGCTAGTTCTAGAACTGTTAGGA GGGGCAAGTCTGGCCCCAAGAAGAGTAATGATAGAATTGCCCAGCGTGACAATAAGCCGTGTGGTAAGTGTGGCCGTTTGCATGGAGGTGAGTGCCTGGTAGGTTCTAATGCCTGCTATGGGTGCAGCAAGAGTGGGCACATAATCAGGGACTGGCCACATATGAGGAATCAGGCCAAGGCAGATAATCAGCCTCGGCCTAATCCTGCTGCTGCAGTCGAACCTCTCAAGAGGaacatgttttatcctttgaaaggtagagaggaACAGGAGAAGTCAGCTGACGTGGTTACTG ttAGTAATCCCACAGGAGACACAATTAGAGCCGAAGAGTATATAGAGATTGCCCAATAA